A genomic segment from Spirochaetales bacterium encodes:
- a CDS encoding tetratricopeptide repeat protein: MTARIKSWLFFIILCIASGIIVLGMVILNNNVTKIGIVELNGFLNDVNREESNIDYLGMVSKFKLQMDLYRDTIDQHEKDKKELRVAMAISSYSDSLLIYNRENFTILTDAVMFVINLFRVILDKPALSLDSENLTDNDLTLAYYYERNYYYDKALDIYDRTLKNTDSDEKKIPIILIHKAFCLALTGRMDEARALLKAVIEQYTNENAAFTAALLLQYIIFFQQEIDKTKASDASDLEKSEKLYKLIAYDDAIEILDSMLVQDEEQKDKIQYLKARCYEETGEKEKAYEIYQEIIEEDGDSEIAELSNNRMLIIGILDKQLERLKELAEENNRKIQSDGFSEILEVTDQYEETADESFQDALIEREIEKGDEDKPGEAVETFVEKAVAEIKKKEAEPTAAVQPTPVNRTATPRGTAGEGRTPVPEKTVVSEITPVPVQTPPPNLDQVKTEKEDGSYLITHKSKEGISFKIDYYSKAGVLQYYIEYIYDYDGKIVGVVKKDDKGNIID; encoded by the coding sequence ATGACGGCAAGGATTAAAAGCTGGCTTTTTTTCATCATTCTCTGTATTGCCTCAGGGATTATTGTCCTGGGAATGGTGATATTGAACAACAATGTGACGAAAATCGGTATTGTCGAATTGAACGGATTTCTCAATGACGTCAACAGGGAAGAATCGAATATCGACTACCTCGGTATGGTGAGTAAATTCAAACTCCAGATGGATTTATACCGGGACACGATCGACCAGCACGAGAAGGATAAAAAGGAATTGCGAGTGGCAATGGCGATTTCGAGTTACAGCGACTCCCTTCTCATTTACAACAGGGAAAATTTCACGATACTTACCGATGCCGTCATGTTCGTCATCAATCTTTTCAGAGTGATCCTCGATAAACCGGCTCTTTCACTCGATTCGGAAAATCTGACCGACAACGACCTGACCCTGGCTTATTATTACGAAAGGAATTATTATTACGACAAAGCGCTCGATATCTATGACCGGACGTTGAAAAATACAGATTCCGATGAAAAAAAAATACCGATCATCCTGATCCATAAGGCGTTTTGTCTTGCCCTGACGGGAAGGATGGATGAAGCGAGGGCTCTCTTAAAGGCCGTCATAGAACAATATACCAATGAAAACGCCGCGTTTACCGCCGCACTCCTTCTCCAGTATATCATTTTTTTTCAGCAGGAAATCGACAAAACAAAGGCTTCCGACGCGAGCGACCTGGAAAAATCTGAAAAACTCTACAAATTAATCGCCTATGACGATGCCATCGAAATTCTCGATTCGATGCTGGTTCAGGATGAAGAACAGAAGGATAAAATACAGTACCTGAAAGCCCGCTGTTATGAAGAAACCGGGGAAAAGGAAAAGGCGTATGAGATTTATCAGGAAATTATAGAAGAAGACGGCGATTCGGAAATAGCCGAGCTTTCCAACAACCGGATGCTTATCATAGGAATACTGGATAAACAGCTCGAACGGTTGAAAGAGCTTGCGGAGGAAAACAACAGGAAAATTCAGTCGGACGGGTTTTCGGAGATACTCGAGGTGACGGACCAGTATGAAGAGACGGCGGACGAATCATTTCAGGACGCCTTGATCGAAAGGGAGATTGAGAAGGGTGATGAGGATAAACCGGGAGAGGCAGTTGAAACGTTTGTCGAAAAAGCCGTTGCCGAAATCAAGAAAAAGGAAGCGGAACCGACGGCGGCGGTTCAACCGACCCCCGTAAATAGAACGGCGACACCCCGCGGGACGGCGGGTGAGGGAAGAACGCCTGTTCCGGAAAAGACCGTGGTATCGGAGATTACCCCCGTTCCCGTACAAACACCGCCGCCCAACCTCGACCAGGTGAAGACGGAAAAAGAGGACGGTTCCTACCTGATCACCCATAAATCAAAGGAAGGCATTTCGTTTAAAATTGATTATTACAGCAAAGCGGGCGTGCTTCAGTATTATATCGAATATATTTATGATTATGACGGTAAAATCGTCGGGGTGGTGAAAAAAGATGACAAGGGCAATATTATCGATTGA